The Azospirillum thermophilum genome contains the following window.
GCGTGGCCAGCAGGTTGCGTTTCTGCCGCGCCCGCACCGCGAGGATGGCGGGGTCCGCCGTCTCCCCCTCCACGCCATAGTTGGCGGAGTGGTTGGCGGAATGGCCGTCGCGGTTCTCCTCCCCGTTGGCCCAGTTGTGCTTCTCGCTGTAGGAGACGAGGTCGTGCAGGGTGAAGCCGTCATGGGCGGTGACGAAGTTGACGCTCGCCCAGGGGCGGCGCCCGCGCTTCTCGAACAGGTCGGCCGAGCCGGCGATGCGGCCGGCCAGCTCCGGCAGCATCCCCTGGTCGCCGCGCCAGTAGCGCCGCACCGTGTCGCGGAAGCGGTCGTTCCACTCCGCCCAGCCCGGCGGGAAGTTGCCGACCTGATAGCCGCCGGGGCCGACGTCCCAGGGCTCGGCGATCAGCTTCACCTCGGCCAGCACCGGGTCCTGGCGCACCGCGTCGAGGAAGCCCGACCCGGGGTCGTAGCCATAAGGCTCGCGCGCCAGCACGGTGCCGAGGTCGAAGCGGAAGCCGTCGACATGCATGTCGGTGACCCAGTAGCGCAGGCTGTCCATCGCCATCTGCACGACGCGCGGATGGGCGAAGTTCAGCGTGTTCCCGGTCCCGGTGTCGTTGATGTAGAAGCGCGGGTTGTCCGGCAGCAGCCGGTAGTAGCTGAGGTTGTCGATGCCCTTGAAGCTCAGCGTCGGGCCCAGGTGGTTGCCCTCGGCGGTGTGGTTGTAGACCACGTCCAGGATGACCTCGATCCCCGCCTCGTGCAGGCGGGCGACCATGGTCTTGAACTCCGACAGCACGCCGGTGGTCATGTAGCGCGGCTCCGGCGCGAAGAAGCCGATGCTGTTGTAGCCCCAGTAGTTGGTCATCCCGCGGGAGACGAGGTGCTGCTCGTCCGCCACCGCATGGACCGGCAGAAGCTCGACCGAGGTGATGCCCAGCGCCTTCAGGTAATCGACCACGGCATGGGTGGAGAGGCCGGCGAAGGTGCCGCGCAGCGGGGCCGGCACCTCCGGATGGCGCATGGTGAAGCCGCGGACATGCGTCTCGTAGACGATGGTGTCGGGCCAGGGGGTGGCGGGATGGCGGTCGCTGCCCCAGGTGAAGGCGCGGTCGACCACCCGGCATTTCGGCATGCCGCGGGCGTTGTCCCGCCGGTCGAAGGACAGATCCTCCCGCGTCGAGCCGACCCGGTAGCCGTAATGGGCGTCCGACCACTTGAAGCCGCCGAACAGCGCCTTCGCATAGGGATCGATCAGCAGCTTGTTGGGATTGAAGCGGTGCCCCGCCCCCGGCTCGTAGGGGCCGTGGACGCGGTAGCCGTAGAGCAGCCCCGGCCGGGCGTCCGGCAGATAGCCGTGCCAGACCTCGTCGGTATGCTCCGGCAGGGCGATCCGCTCGATCTCCCGCTGGCCGGTCTTGTCGAACAGGCACAGCTCCACCTTCTCGGCATGGGCGGAGAACAGCGCGAAATTGACCCCGAACCCGTCCCAGGTGGCGCCCAGCGGATAGGGCTTGCCGGGCCAGACGGCGGTGCGCAGGGGAGCAGGGGGCATCAGGCCTCCATCCCCTCTCTCCCCTGAGGGAGAAAGGAGGCGACGCCAGGAGGCCGGAGGTGGGTGGTCATCATGGCAGGAGGCGCTTCGGGGGACGTTGAGGAGGCAAGATCTTCGATAAGAAAGCCTCCCCACTCCCCCGTCAAGCGCCGGGTGATATATCAGGTTGGCCTGCGCTCCAGAATCAGCGTCCCCAGCGGCGGAATCGTCAGATCCAGCGAGTAGGGGCGGCCGTGCCAGCTCGTCTCCTCGGCGTCGAGGCCGCCGGCGTTGCCGACTCCGCTGCCGCCATACTCCGGCGCGTCGGTGTTCATCACCTCGGCATAGCGGCCGGGCAGCGGCACGCCGACGCGGTAGCCCTGGCGCGGAACCGGGGTGAAGTTGCACACCACGACCAGCACATGCTCCGGATCGTCGGCCTTGCGCAGGAAGCTGTAGACCGAGTTCTCGTTGTCGTTCGATTCGATCCACTCGAAGCCCGACGGGTCGCAGTCGGTGCGGTGGAGCGCCGGCTGCGTCCGGTAGATGCGGTTCAGGTCGCGGATCAGGCTCTGGATGCCCTTGTGCGGCGCCTCCTCCAGCAGGTGCCAGTCCAGGCTCTGGTTGTAGTTCCACTCCCGCCACTGCGCGAACTCGCCGCCCATGAACAGCAGCTTCTTGCCGGGATGGGCGAACATGAAGCCGTAATAGGCGCGCAGGTTGGCGAACTTCTGCCAGTCGTCGCCCGGCATCTTGGCGATCAGCGAGCCCTTGCCGTGCACCACCTCGTCATGGCTGAGCGGCAGGACGAAATTCTCCGAGAACTGATAGATCAGCCCGAAGGTCATGTCGTGGTGATGGTAGCGGCGGTGGATCGGATCCTTCGACATGTAGTTCAGCGTGTCGTGCATCCACCCCATGTTCCACTTGTAGCCGAAGCCGAGCCCGCCGAGATACGTCGGCTTCGACACCATCGGCCAGGAGGTCGATTCCTCCGCCACCGTCATGGCACCGGCATTGTTGCCGTAGGCCAGTTCGTTCATCCGCTTGAGGAAGGCGATGGCCTCCAGGTTCTCCCGCCCGCCGAAGCGGTTGGGGATCCACTCCCCCTCCTTGCGGCTGTAGTCGAGGTAGAGCATCGAGGCGACGGCATCGACGCGCAGCCCGTCCAGCCGGTAGTGGTCGAGCCAGAACAGCGCGTTGTCGAGCAGGAAGTTCGACACCTCCGTCCGCCCGAAATTGTAGATCAGCGTGTTCCAGTCCTGGTGGTAGCCCTGGCGCGGGTCGGCATGCTCATAGAGATGGGTTCCGTCGAACAGGCCGAGCCCGTGCTGGTCGGTCGGGAAATGGCCGGGCACCCAGTCCAGCAGGATGCCGATTCCCGCCCGGTGGCAGGCGTCGACGAAGGCCTTGAAATCCTCCGGCGTGCCGTGGCGGCTGGTCGGGGCGTAGAGCCCGATCGGCTGGTAGCCCCAGGAGCCGTCGAACGGGTGCTCGGTGATCGGCAGCAGCTCGATATGGGTGAAGCCCATGTCGGTGACGTAGGGGATCAGCCGCTCCGCCAGCTCGGCATAGGTCAGGAAGCGGTTGTCCTCGTCGGGCGCCCGCATCCAGGAGCCGAGATGCACCTCGTAGATCGAGACCGGCGCCTTGCGGTCGGCGGTGGAGGCGCGGCTGCGCATCCACTCCTCGTCCTGCCACTGGTAGTGCGGCAGGCCGTGGACGACGGAGGCGGTCAGCGGCCGCATCTCCGCCTGGAAGGCGTAGGGGTCGGCCTTCAGCGGCAGCAGGTTGCCGCCCGGTCCCTTGATCTCGAACTTGTAGCGCTGGCCGACGCCGGCGT
Protein-coding sequences here:
- the glgX gene encoding glycogen debranching protein GlgX, whose protein sequence is MPPAPLRTAVWPGKPYPLGATWDGFGVNFALFSAHAEKVELCLFDKTGQREIERIALPEHTDEVWHGYLPDARPGLLYGYRVHGPYEPGAGHRFNPNKLLIDPYAKALFGGFKWSDAHYGYRVGSTREDLSFDRRDNARGMPKCRVVDRAFTWGSDRHPATPWPDTIVYETHVRGFTMRHPEVPAPLRGTFAGLSTHAVVDYLKALGITSVELLPVHAVADEQHLVSRGMTNYWGYNSIGFFAPEPRYMTTGVLSEFKTMVARLHEAGIEVILDVVYNHTAEGNHLGPTLSFKGIDNLSYYRLLPDNPRFYINDTGTGNTLNFAHPRVVQMAMDSLRYWVTDMHVDGFRFDLGTVLAREPYGYDPGSGFLDAVRQDPVLAEVKLIAEPWDVGPGGYQVGNFPPGWAEWNDRFRDTVRRYWRGDQGMLPELAGRIAGSADLFEKRGRRPWASVNFVTAHDGFTLHDLVSYSEKHNWANGEENRDGHSANHSANYGVEGETADPAILAVRARQKRNLLATLMLSQGTPMMLAGDELNHSQKGNNNAYCQDNDLTWLDWARGLKDGAPLLAFVRRLIALRKAHPVLRRPLFLHGREVAANGLKDIVWYNPQGQEKTAEHWRNVEARCISLLLNGRAGRHAGPDGQPLEDGVLLIVLNAHAELMSVLLPEVPGGRGWRCVLDTRSADGAGDERIYLSGRPLMVDARSTLVFTLVEQPGY
- the glgB gene encoding 1,4-alpha-glucan branching protein GlgB codes for the protein MPNEVRTGIRAEEQRLASLRGGVEAVVRADHGDPFAILGMHQGGEGEPVEVRSFLPGALRVWVIDSTTGEVAGEAERVHEDGFFIAVLADRTQRFRYRLRVEFPLTTTEFEDAYRFGPVLGELDIHLLGEGTHLRAYERLGAHPREVDGVPGVAFAVWAPSARRVSVVGDFCDWDGRRLPMRKRVEVGVWEIFVPHAGVGQRYKFEIKGPGGNLLPLKADPYAFQAEMRPLTASVVHGLPHYQWQDEEWMRSRASTADRKAPVSIYEVHLGSWMRAPDEDNRFLTYAELAERLIPYVTDMGFTHIELLPITEHPFDGSWGYQPIGLYAPTSRHGTPEDFKAFVDACHRAGIGILLDWVPGHFPTDQHGLGLFDGTHLYEHADPRQGYHQDWNTLIYNFGRTEVSNFLLDNALFWLDHYRLDGLRVDAVASMLYLDYSRKEGEWIPNRFGGRENLEAIAFLKRMNELAYGNNAGAMTVAEESTSWPMVSKPTYLGGLGFGYKWNMGWMHDTLNYMSKDPIHRRYHHHDMTFGLIYQFSENFVLPLSHDEVVHGKGSLIAKMPGDDWQKFANLRAYYGFMFAHPGKKLLFMGGEFAQWREWNYNQSLDWHLLEEAPHKGIQSLIRDLNRIYRTQPALHRTDCDPSGFEWIESNDNENSVYSFLRKADDPEHVLVVVCNFTPVPRQGYRVGVPLPGRYAEVMNTDAPEYGGSGVGNAGGLDAEETSWHGRPYSLDLTIPPLGTLILERRPT